In Mustelus asterias chromosome 30, sMusAst1.hap1.1, whole genome shotgun sequence, a genomic segment contains:
- the LOC144481039 gene encoding uncharacterized protein LOC144481039, whose amino-acid sequence MEKRWKCGDCGKGFNYPSKLETHRRSHTRERPFTCSQCGKGFSQFSLLLTHQRVHTGERPFTCSECGKGFSDLPTLRRHQRIHSGERPFTCSDCGKGFIQSSHLLAHQRVHTGEKPFTCPVCGKVFSNSSTRLTHQRVHTGERPFNCSDCGKGFIQSSHLLTHQRVHTGEKPFTCSECERGFSDSSNLLTHQRVHTEKKPFNCSVCGRGFKHSATVMKHQRVHTGERPFTCSMCGKGFTLLCNLQRHQRVHK is encoded by the coding sequence atggagaaacggtggaaatgtggggactgtgggaagggattcaattacccatcaaagctggaaactcatcgacgcagtcacaccagggagagaccattcacctgctctcagtgtgggaagggatttagtcaATTCTCTCTTCTGcttacacaccagcgagttcacaccggggagaggccgttcacctgttctgagtgtgggaagggattcagtgatttacccacactgcggagacaccagcgaattcacagtggggagagaccattcacctgctctgactgtgggaagggattcattcaatcATCCCATTtgctggcacaccagcgagttcacactggggagaagccattcacctgccctgtttgtggaaaagtattcagtaattcatccacacgactgacacaccagcgagttcacaccggagagagaccgttcaattgctctgactgtggaaagggattcattcagtcatcccacttgctgacacaccagcgggtccacacaggggaaaagccattcacctgctctgagtgtgagagaggattcagtgattcatcaaacctgctgacacaccagcgagttcacactgagaagaagccattcaactgctctgtgtgtggaagggGATTCAAACATTCAGCAACCGtgatgaaacaccagcgagttcacaccggggagaggccgttcacctgctctatgtgtgggaagggattcacattgTTATGCaacttgcagagacaccagcgagttcacaaatga
- the LOC144480669 gene encoding uncharacterized protein LOC144480669 has protein sequence MGFTHSSTLKTHQVTHTNERPFKCSDCESGFKRSGDLVSHQRIHTEERPFSCSHCSKRFRTSFDLQIHQRVHTGERPFTCSVCGKGFTQSSTLRRHNLTHTNERPFKCSDCGSGFKSSGELVSHQRVHTGERPFTCSVCGKGFTQLSSLQKHKATHSKERPFKCSA, from the coding sequence atgggattcactcattcatccaccctGAAGACACAccaagtcactcacaccaatgagagaccctttaaatgctctgactgtgagagtGGCTTCAAACGCTCTggagatctggtgtcccaccagcgcattcacactgaggagagaccgttcagctgctctcactgctcaaagaggtttagaacgtcattcgacctgcagatacaccagcgggttcacacgggggaaaggccgttcacctgctcggtgtgtgggaagggattcactcagtcatccactctgcgcagacacaatctcactcacaccaatgagagaccgtttaaatgctctgactgtgggagtggattcaaaagctctggagaactggtgtcccatcagcgagttcacactggggagaggccattcacctgctctgtgtgtgggaagggattcactcagttatccagcctgcagaaacacaaagccactcactccaaggagagaccctttaaatgctctgcctga